The Macaca fascicularis isolate 582-1 chromosome 11, T2T-MFA8v1.1 genome includes a region encoding these proteins:
- the GLI1 gene encoding zinc finger protein GLI1 isoform X4: MSPSLGFPAQMNHQKGPSPSFGVQPCGPHDSARGGMIPHPQSRGPLPTCQLKSELDMLVGKCREEPLEGDMSSPNSTGIQDSLLGMLDGREDLEREEKREPESVYETDCRWDGCSQEFDSQEQLVHHINSEHIHGERKEFVCHWGGCSRELRPFKAQYMLVVHMRRHTGEKPHKCTFEGCRKSYSRLENLKTHLRSHTGEKPYMCEHEGCSKAFSNASDRAKHQNRTHSNEKPYVCKLPGCTKRYTDPSSLRKHVKTVHGPDAHVTKRHRGDGPLPRAPSISTVEPKREREGGPIREENRLTVPEGAMKPQPSPGAQSSCSSDHSPAGSAANTDSGVEMAGNAGGSTEDLSSLDEGPCIAGTGLSTLRRLENLRLDQLHQLRPIGTRGLKLPSLSHTGTPVSRRVGPPVSLDRRSSSSSSISSAYTVSRRSSLASPFPPGSPPENGASSLPGLMPAQHYLLRARYASVRGGGTPPTAASSLDRIGGLPMPPWRSRAEYPGYNPNAGVTRRASDPARAADHPAPARVQRFKSLGCVHTTPTVAGGGQNFDPYLPTSVYSPQSPSITENAVMDTRGLQEEPEVGTSIMGSGLNPYMDFPPADTLGFGGPEGAAAEPYGARGPGSLPLGPDPPTNYGPNPCPQQASYHDPTQETWGEFPSHSGLYPGPKALSGAYSQCPRLEHYGQVQVKPEQGCPVGSDSTGLAPCLNAHTSEGPPHPQPLFSHYPQPPPPQYLQSGPYTQPPPDYLPSEPRPCLDFDSPAHSTGQLKAQLVCNYVQSQQELLWEGGGREDASAQEPSYQSPKFLGGSQVSPSPAKAPVTTYGPGFGPNLPNHKSGSYPTPSPCHENFVVGANRASHRAAAPPRLLPPLPTCYGPLKVGGTNPSCGHPEVGRLGGGPALYPPPEGQVCNPLDSLDLDNTQLDFVAILDEAQGLSPPPSHDQGGSSGHTPPPSGPPNMAVGNMSVLLRSLPGETQFLNSSA; encoded by the exons ATGAG cCCATCTCTGGGATTCCCAGCCCAGATGAATCACCAAAAAGGGCCCTCGCCTTCCTTTGGAGTCCAGCCTTGTGGTCCCCATGACTCTGCCCGGGGTGGGATGATCCCACACCCTCAGTCCCGGGGACCCCTCCCAACTTGCCAG CTGAAGTCTGAGCTGGACATGCTGGTTGGCAAGTGCCGGGAGGAGCCCTTGGAAGGTGATATGTCCAGCCCCAACTCCACAGGCATACAG GATTCCCTGTTGGGAATGCTGGATGGGCGAGAGGACCTTGAGAGAGAGGAGAAGCGTGAGCCTGAATCTGTGTATGAGACTGACTGCCGCTGGGATGGCTGCAGCCAGGAATTTGACTCCCAAGAGCAGCTGGTGCAC CATATCAACAGCGAGCACATCCACGGGGAGCGGAAGGAGTTCGTGTGCCACTGGGGGGGCTGCTCCAGGGAGCTGAGGCCCTTCAAAGCCCAGTACATGCTGGTGGTGCACATGCGCAGACACACTGGCGAGAAGCCACACAAGTGCACG TTTGAAGGGTGCCGGAAGTCATACTCACGCCTCGAAAACCTGAAGACGCACCTGCGGTCACACACGGGTGAGAAGCCATACATGTGTGAGCATGAGGGCTGCAGTAAAGCCTTCAGCAATGCCAGTGACCGAGCCAAGCACCAGAATCGGACCCACTCCAATGAG AAGCCGTATGTGTGTAAGCTCCCTGGCTGCACCAAACGCTATACAGATCCCAGCTCGCTGCGAAAACATGTCAAGACAGTGCATGGTCCTGACGCCCATGTGACCAAACGGCACCGTGGGGATGGCCCCCTGCCTCGGGCACCATCCATTTCTACAGTGGAGCCCAAGAGGGAGCGGGAAGGAGGTCCCATCAGGGAGGAGAACAGACTGACTGTGCCAGAGGGTGCCATG AAGCCACAGCCAAGTCCTGGGGCCCAGTCATCCTGTAGCAGCGACCACTCCCCGGCAGGCAGTGCAGCCAATACAGACAGCGGTGTAGAAATGGCTGGCAATGCGGGGGGCAGCACTGAAGACCTCTCCAGCTTGGACGAGGGGCCTTGCATTGCTGGCACTGGTCTATCCACTCTTCGCCGCCTTGAGAACCTCAGGCTGGACCAGCTGCATCAACTACGGCCAATAGGGACCCGGGGTCTCAAACTGCCCAGCTTGTCCCACACTG GTACCCCTGTGTCCCGCCGCGTGGGCCCCCCAGTTTCTCTTGACCGCCGCAGCAGCAGCTCCAGCAGCATCAGCTCTGCCTATACTGTCAGCCGCCGCTCCTCCCTGGCCTCTCCTTTTCCCCCTGGCTCCCCACCAGAGAATGGAGCATCCTCCCTGCCTGGCCTTATGCCTGCTCAGCACTACCTGCTCCGGGCAAGATACGCTTCAGTCAGAGGGGGTGGTACTCCGCCCACTGCAGCATCCAGCCTGGATCGGATAGGAGGTCTTCCCATGCCTCCTTGGAGAAGCCGAGCCGAGTATCCAGGATACAACCCCAATGCAGGGGTCACCCGGAGGGCCAGTGACCCAGCCCGGGCTGCTGACCATCCTGCTCCAGCTAGAGTCCAGAGGTTCAAGAGCCTGGGCTGTGTCCATACAACACCCACTGTGGCAGGGGGAGGACAGAACTTCGATCCTTACCTCCCAACCTCTGTCTACTCACCACAGTCCCCCAGCATCACTGAGAATGCTGTCATGGATACTAGAGGGCTACAGGAAGAGCCAGAAGTTGGGACCTCCATAATGGGCAGTGGTCTGAACCCCTATATGGACTTCCCACCTGCTGATACTCTGGGATTTGGGGGACCTGAAGGGGCAGCAGCTGAGCCTTATGGAGCGAGGGGTCCAGGCTCTCTGCCTCTTGGGCCTGATCCACCCACCAACTATGGCCCCAACCCCTGTCCCCAGCAGGCCTCATATCATGACCCCACCCAAGAAACATGGGGTGAGTTCCCTTCCCACTCTGGGCTGTACCCAGGCCCCAAGGCTCTAAGTGGAGCCTACAGCCAGTGTCCTCGACTTGAACATTATGGACAAGTGCAAGTCAAGCCAGAACAGGGGTGCCCAGTAGGGTCTGACTCCACAGGACTGGCACCCTGTCTCAATGCCCACACCAGTGAGGGGCCCCCACATCCACAGCCTCTCTTTTCCCATtacccccagccccctcctccccagTATCTCCAGTCAGGCCCCTATACCCAGCCACCCCCTGATTATCTTCCTTCAGAACCCAGGCCTTGCCTGGACTTTGATTCCCCCGCCCATTCCACAGGGCAGCTCAAGGCTCAGCTTGTGTGTAATTATGTTCAGTCTCAACAGGAGCTgctgtgggagggtgggggcagggaagaTGCCTCAGCCCAGGAACCTTCCTACCAGAGTCCCAAGTTTCTGGGGGGTTCCCAGGTTAGCCCAAGCCCTGCTAAAGCTCCAGTGACCACATACGGACCTGGCTTTGGACCCAACTTGCCCAATCACAAGTCAGGCTCCTATCCCACCCCTTCACCATGCCATGAAAATTTTGTAGTGGGGGCAAACAGGGCTTCCCATAGGGCAGCAGCACCACCTCGACTTCTGCCCCCATTGCCCACTTGCTATGGGCCCCTCAAAGTGGGAGGCACAAACCCCAGCTGTGGCCATCCTGAGGTGGGCAGGTTAGGAGGGGGTCCTGCCTTGTACCCTCCTCCCGAAGGACAGGTATGTAACCCTCTGGACTCTCTTGATCTTGACAACACTCAGCTGGACTTTGTGGCTATTCTGGATGAGGCCCAGGGGCTGAGTCCTCCTCCTTCCCATGATCAGGGGGGCAGCTCTGGACATACCCCACCTCCCTCTGGGCCCCCCAACATGGCTGTGGGCAATATGAGTGTCTTACTGAGATCCTTGCCTGGGGAAACACAATTCCTCAACTCTAGTGCCTAA